A DNA window from Pseudodesulfovibrio thermohalotolerans contains the following coding sequences:
- the pheT gene encoding phenylalanine--tRNA ligase subunit beta: MLVSLNWLREFVPYEGDIQVLGDKLTMLGLELDGIIDPFESIQDIVVGHVVERESHPESDHLSVCTVDVGGPETLTIVCGAPNVGKGQKVPVAMVGTTMPDGMKIKKAKLRGVKSMGMICSERELGLSEDHEGIWVLDDSFKAGDKLVDALNLERVVFDFDITPNRADCLSILGFARETALAFDLPLTLPELNLVEGGGNAVDDVRIVIDDPELCPAYHARLIKGVQTRKAPDWMRFKLLALGQRPISNIVDVTNFIMFELGQPLHSFDFDLIEKATVRVAPATDGMKFTTLDNVERTLTAKDLLVWDGVKPIALAGVMGGLNSEMGAGSSNVLLEAAVFRPGTVRKTARRLSLPSEASYRFERGVDQVMTRFAQDRAAQLMAETSGGTVVSGVATAEPCPWQDRSHGYRHKRCMSLLGLDLEPDFAKKVFVLEGCAVDDTDPENWTVSSPSHRLDLEREVDLYEEVGRVYGLDRIPAVLPKVAKSLESAEGTPVYDFIKRVKFWGRGVGLNEAINYSFTGSDDLDRLNLSEEGRVFIANPLSEEQNVMRTELAPGLLNALKNNLAQGNHHIRLFEVAKQFVHDETSETETREQSRLGILLYGPRHAQEWPWTQGDVDYLDIKGLVEHLLADTFKLEAPVFTLAEGGHPYLEPCVQVSVSGQAVGLVGRVREEMADYYHARKDVWMADFNLDGLRDMADAHKINFQPLPVFPPSRRDVTVIGPVTLGADAIRETILGAGVSILESVELVAEFVPEGQEEERNLSFRLTYRSPTKTLKDKQVDKEHQKILAALEKSLPIRF; this comes from the coding sequence ATGTTAGTTAGCTTGAATTGGTTGCGTGAATTTGTTCCCTACGAGGGAGACATCCAGGTTCTCGGGGACAAGCTGACCATGCTCGGACTGGAGCTGGACGGCATCATTGATCCCTTTGAATCTATCCAGGATATCGTGGTCGGCCATGTCGTCGAGCGCGAATCCCATCCCGAGTCGGACCATTTGTCGGTCTGTACCGTGGATGTCGGTGGTCCCGAGACCCTGACCATCGTGTGCGGCGCTCCCAACGTGGGCAAGGGCCAGAAGGTGCCCGTGGCCATGGTGGGCACGACCATGCCCGACGGCATGAAGATCAAGAAGGCCAAGCTCCGGGGCGTCAAGTCCATGGGCATGATCTGCTCCGAGCGCGAGTTGGGCCTCTCCGAGGATCATGAAGGCATCTGGGTGCTCGACGACTCGTTCAAGGCGGGCGACAAGCTTGTGGACGCCCTGAACCTCGAAAGGGTTGTTTTTGACTTCGACATCACTCCGAACCGCGCCGACTGCCTTTCCATTCTCGGCTTCGCCCGCGAGACCGCGCTTGCGTTCGATCTTCCCCTGACCCTGCCCGAGCTCAATCTGGTGGAAGGGGGCGGCAATGCCGTCGACGATGTCCGGATCGTCATTGACGACCCCGAGCTGTGCCCGGCCTACCACGCGCGGCTCATCAAGGGCGTGCAGACTCGGAAGGCACCCGACTGGATGCGTTTCAAGCTCCTCGCCTTGGGCCAGCGTCCCATTTCCAATATCGTCGACGTGACCAACTTCATCATGTTCGAGCTGGGCCAGCCCCTGCATTCCTTCGACTTCGACCTGATCGAGAAGGCGACCGTCCGCGTCGCCCCGGCCACGGACGGCATGAAGTTCACTACTCTGGATAACGTCGAGCGTACGCTCACCGCCAAAGATCTGCTCGTCTGGGACGGCGTCAAGCCCATCGCCCTGGCAGGCGTCATGGGCGGCCTGAATTCCGAGATGGGAGCCGGATCGAGCAACGTCTTGCTCGAAGCCGCCGTGTTCCGTCCCGGCACCGTTCGCAAGACCGCCCGCAGGCTGTCCCTGCCCTCCGAAGCCTCCTACCGGTTCGAACGCGGCGTTGACCAGGTCATGACCCGGTTCGCCCAGGACCGCGCGGCCCAGCTCATGGCGGAGACCTCCGGCGGCACGGTTGTTTCCGGCGTGGCCACAGCCGAGCCGTGTCCGTGGCAGGATCGCTCCCACGGCTATCGTCACAAGCGGTGCATGTCCCTGCTCGGCCTCGACCTGGAGCCGGATTTCGCCAAAAAGGTCTTTGTGCTTGAAGGGTGCGCGGTCGACGACACCGACCCGGAAAACTGGACCGTGTCCTCCCCGTCCCATCGCCTCGACCTTGAGCGCGAGGTGGACCTGTACGAGGAAGTGGGCCGCGTCTACGGGCTGGACCGCATCCCGGCAGTGCTGCCCAAGGTGGCAAAGTCCCTGGAGAGCGCGGAAGGCACCCCGGTGTACGACTTTATCAAGCGCGTCAAATTCTGGGGACGCGGCGTGGGGCTGAACGAGGCGATCAACTACAGCTTCACGGGCTCCGACGATCTCGACCGGCTCAATCTTTCCGAAGAGGGGCGGGTCTTCATCGCCAACCCCCTGTCCGAGGAACAGAACGTCATGCGTACCGAGCTGGCCCCCGGGCTGCTGAATGCGCTCAAGAACAATCTGGCCCAAGGCAACCATCATATCCGCCTGTTCGAAGTCGCCAAGCAGTTTGTGCACGACGAGACCTCCGAGACCGAGACCCGCGAGCAGTCCCGGCTGGGCATCCTGCTCTATGGACCCCGCCATGCCCAGGAATGGCCCTGGACCCAGGGCGACGTGGATTATCTGGATATCAAGGGCTTGGTGGAGCATCTGCTCGCCGACACCTTCAAGCTCGAAGCCCCGGTTTTCACCCTGGCTGAAGGCGGACATCCCTATCTCGAACCCTGCGTGCAGGTGAGCGTGTCCGGTCAGGCCGTGGGCCTTGTCGGACGGGTTCGTGAGGAAATGGCCGACTACTATCACGCCCGCAAGGACGTCTGGATGGCCGACTTCAATCTGGACGGCCTGCGCGACATGGCCGACGCTCACAAGATCAACTTCCAGCCGCTGCCGGTCTTCCCGCCCAGCCGCCGTGACGTGACCGTCATCGGCCCGGTGACGCTGGGTGCCGACGCCATCCGCGAGACCATCCTTGGCGCGGGCGTGAGCATTCTCGAATCCGTCGAGCTGGTGGCCGAGTTCGTTCCTGAGGGACAGGAGGAGGAACGCAACCTCTCCTTCCGGCTGACGTACCGCTCGCCCACCAAGACCCTCAAGGACAAGCAGGTCGACAAGGAACACCAGAAGATTCTGGCGGCCCTCGAAAAGAGCCTGCCCATTCGGTTCTAG
- a CDS encoding AsmA family protein — translation MGNFLKFGLIGLGVCLALFVVSALVFVAVFNPNDYKERISEAVLKETGRVLTFDGDIGLTFFPGLGVTLGGLSLSNAQGFGPEPMASVRAARVTVRILPLFMGKIRFGQLVLDGPVLNLGRDEQGRSNWDDLVGRKQADAVQSAGKDAFDLDVAGVTVTGGGLTWDDRKAKTWFILRGMDVTTGRISRGGLFPVKVNVDFDCRNPDAKGSMSLEGQSSFDLANREYGHMDMRVAVKAVGDAIPGGSVDGLLSFQFLALDFNKETAQVTGLECSAYGATLLADGTIKGITDKLSAVTANLTLKPANLRTVMTALGGDALNTADPKALTKVGGTCRVDLETGRLALEDMELSVDGTRIVGRAMVKRGGKWPRWEAQVDAGDIDLDRYLPSDHAEKGAVSQERAKSGQLDDMVLPADVLRRLDFDMDVKVARLKVGGANFSEVSAAAKGGNGVLTVGPLSASAYGGTLKATFTADASKGAPVVETGIHVERLDVAGLSKDVTGTAEYAGIADYESTLSAQGERMRDLLATLGGKFSFSLSDGVFPGVDLTRMTRTTVSSKNKQGTVEAEQTDSTRFGSITGTGTVANGVVNNRDLEVKAPGLRADGHGALSLVTRQIDYIVKAKLVPTASGQGGKSSHELFGVMVPIRVTGTIDKPRYWVSISEYVKSLGGVVVDTVGTVLGGMKNVVKGVGSALDKSCCDDEPESGKPERKKFLGIF, via the coding sequence ATGGGCAACTTCCTGAAATTCGGACTGATCGGCCTGGGCGTATGCCTGGCGCTATTCGTCGTTTCCGCCCTGGTTTTCGTGGCTGTCTTCAATCCCAACGACTACAAGGAACGCATTAGCGAGGCCGTGCTCAAGGAGACCGGCCGGGTGCTGACGTTCGATGGCGACATCGGCCTGACGTTTTTTCCTGGGCTGGGCGTCACCTTGGGCGGGCTTTCTCTGAGCAACGCCCAAGGGTTCGGTCCCGAGCCCATGGCTTCGGTGCGTGCGGCCCGTGTGACTGTGCGCATCCTGCCTTTGTTCATGGGAAAGATTCGGTTCGGTCAGCTCGTGCTCGACGGCCCGGTCCTGAATCTCGGCCGCGATGAGCAGGGCAGGTCCAATTGGGATGATCTCGTGGGACGCAAACAGGCTGATGCTGTGCAGAGCGCCGGAAAAGACGCCTTCGATCTGGATGTGGCGGGCGTGACCGTAACCGGGGGCGGCCTTACCTGGGACGACCGGAAGGCGAAAACCTGGTTTATCCTGCGGGGCATGGATGTGACCACCGGCCGTATCAGCCGGGGCGGTCTGTTTCCGGTGAAGGTGAACGTCGACTTCGACTGCCGGAATCCCGACGCCAAAGGGTCCATGAGTCTTGAGGGACAGTCTTCCTTTGATCTCGCCAATCGTGAATACGGCCATATGGACATGCGCGTGGCGGTCAAGGCCGTGGGCGACGCCATACCGGGCGGAAGCGTGGACGGCTTGCTGTCCTTTCAGTTCCTGGCCCTCGATTTCAACAAGGAGACCGCTCAGGTGACGGGGCTCGAATGCTCGGCCTACGGGGCCACCTTGCTTGCCGACGGCACCATCAAGGGGATTACGGATAAGTTATCGGCGGTTACGGCCAACCTTACGTTGAAACCGGCGAACCTGCGAACGGTGATGACCGCGTTGGGTGGGGATGCGCTCAACACGGCCGATCCCAAGGCCTTGACCAAGGTGGGCGGCACGTGCCGGGTGGATTTAGAGACCGGACGCCTGGCATTGGAGGACATGGAGCTTTCGGTGGATGGAACCCGCATAGTGGGACGCGCGATGGTGAAGCGGGGCGGCAAGTGGCCCCGCTGGGAGGCGCAGGTGGACGCGGGCGACATTGATCTGGACCGCTATTTGCCGTCCGATCACGCGGAAAAGGGGGCCGTGTCCCAGGAACGGGCCAAGTCCGGCCAGTTGGATGATATGGTTCTGCCTGCGGATGTCCTTCGACGGCTGGATTTCGATATGGACGTCAAGGTGGCCCGGCTCAAGGTCGGTGGTGCGAATTTCAGCGAAGTGTCGGCGGCGGCAAAGGGCGGGAACGGTGTGCTGACCGTAGGCCCCCTTTCGGCTTCGGCCTATGGGGGAACTCTCAAGGCGACTTTCACTGCTGACGCAAGCAAGGGTGCGCCTGTGGTTGAAACCGGCATCCACGTGGAGCGGCTCGATGTGGCCGGGTTGTCCAAGGATGTGACCGGCACGGCCGAATACGCCGGGATTGCCGATTATGAATCGACTTTGAGCGCGCAGGGCGAGCGGATGCGCGACCTGCTCGCCACCTTGGGCGGTAAATTTTCCTTCAGCCTGTCGGACGGCGTGTTCCCCGGCGTTGATTTGACGCGCATGACCCGGACCACAGTGTCTTCCAAGAACAAGCAGGGCACGGTGGAAGCCGAGCAGACCGACTCCACCAGATTCGGTTCCATCACCGGCACCGGCACGGTTGCCAACGGCGTGGTCAATAACCGGGACCTGGAGGTCAAGGCTCCGGGCCTCCGCGCCGACGGGCACGGGGCCCTTTCTCTGGTTACGCGCCAGATCGACTACATAGTCAAGGCCAAGCTGGTGCCCACGGCCTCTGGCCAGGGCGGCAAGTCCTCCCATGAGCTTTTCGGTGTCATGGTTCCCATCCGCGTGACCGGAACCATCGACAAGCCCCGGTATTGGGTTTCGATTTCGGAGTATGTGAAGTCCCTCGGCGGGGTGGTGGTCGATACCGTGGGCACGGTTCTGGGCGGCATGAAGAATGTGGTCAAGGGCGTGGGCTCCGCTCTGGACAAATCGTGCTGTGACGACGAGCCGGAGTCCGGCAAGCCGGAGCGGAAGAAATTTCTCGGGATATTCTAG
- a CDS encoding MerR family transcriptional regulator — translation MEDLQDFKRYKIGQAAKEIGVKTYVLRFWEGEFDEIDPIRTESGQRLYTEEHLEIIREIKRLLYDEGLTIDGAKKKLRSREQAHILAEVRDDLLAIRNLLRR, via the coding sequence ATGGAAGATTTGCAGGACTTCAAGCGGTACAAGATCGGGCAGGCCGCCAAGGAGATTGGGGTCAAGACCTACGTGCTCCGCTTTTGGGAAGGGGAGTTCGACGAGATCGATCCCATTCGGACCGAGAGCGGTCAGCGTTTGTACACCGAAGAGCACCTGGAAATCATTCGTGAAATAAAACGGCTTCTTTACGACGAGGGCCTGACCATAGACGGGGCCAAGAAAAAATTGCGCAGTCGCGAACAAGCCCATATTCTGGCGGAAGTTCGGGACGATTTGCTGGCTATTCGCAATCTCCTGAGACGCTAG